One window from the genome of Hoplias malabaricus isolate fHopMal1 chromosome X2, fHopMal1.hap1, whole genome shotgun sequence encodes:
- the LOC136676969 gene encoding osteoclast-stimulating factor 1, translating into MSKPPPKPAKPGQVKVFRALYTFDPRTPDELYFEEGDILYISDTSDSNWWKGTCRGRTGLIPSNYVAEQAESIDNPLHEAAKRGNLSWLRECLDNRVGINGLDKAGNTALYWGCHGGHKDVVELLLAQPNCEVNQQNKLGDTALHAASWKGYSDIVQMLLNRNARTDVLNNEKKTALEMATNAQCASLLKKKQGNVITRTHSNAEEYLDDEDSD; encoded by the exons ATGTCTAAACCTCCTCCCAAACCAGCGAAACCAG GTCAGGTGAAGGTGTTCAGGGCATTGTACACCTTTGACCCACGGACG CCAGATGAATTGTACTTTGAGGAAGGAGATATTCTGTACATCTCAGACACA AGTGACAGTAACTGGTGGAAAGGAACCTGCCGAGGAAGAACTGGTCTCATCCCCAGCAACTATG TTGCTGAACAGGCCGAATCCATTGATAACCCACTGCATGAAGCAGCCAAAAGAG GTAATCTGAGCTGGTTGAGAGAGTGTTTGGACAACAGGGTTGGTATTAATGGACTGGATAAAGCAGGgaatacagcactgtactgggGATGCCATGGAGGACACAAAG ATGTGGTGGAGCTGTTGCTTGCTCAGCCGAACTGTGAGGTGAATCAACAG AATAAACTGGGAGACACTGCTCTTCATGCTGCATCCTGGAAGGGATACTCCGACATCGTCCAGATGCTTCTCAACCGCA ATGCCAGGACTGATGTTCTGAATAATGAGAAGAAGACAGCGCTGGAGATGGCAACTAATGCACAGTGTGCTTCTCTCCTCAAAAAGAAACAGGGCAACG tAATAACCCGCACTCACAGTAATGCAGAGGAATATCTGGATGATGAAGACTCGGACTGA